A single window of Arcobacter venerupis DNA harbors:
- a CDS encoding tetratricopeptide repeat protein — protein sequence MKTVLIKTSLILFIFSFLYAKDMSYKNIEEDTSYHIYSVDINKDGIKDKVAYNKEGNELLFYIKKDNNYKKVYQGENYSFDWVYRVEDIKEYNENDNVLYIKTMFNGSGDQTIEYFIYYINKKWELNKSITTNSTYLETKICILNNKEENCYHVKNLEENNILINIIENLKNKKNIPLFSKEYIFSLFNTYELNLKTLTQYNDIAYYLQQANANNEAIFLLEKILEKFPNRTVAYLNLADAYDGLGNKEKAKENYEKYMNLMKQDNKEAKIPKRVLEYK from the coding sequence ATGAAAACTGTATTAATAAAAACTAGTCTTATTTTATTTATTTTCTCATTTTTATATGCAAAAGATATGTCTTATAAAAATATAGAAGAAGATACATCTTATCATATTTATAGCGTAGATATAAATAAAGATGGAATTAAAGATAAAGTTGCTTACAATAAAGAGGGTAATGAATTATTATTTTATATAAAAAAAGATAATAATTATAAAAAAGTTTATCAAGGAGAAAATTATAGTTTTGATTGGGTATATAGAGTTGAGGATATAAAAGAATATAATGAAAATGATAATGTTCTTTATATTAAAACTATGTTTAACGGTTCGGGAGATCAGACTATAGAATATTTTATCTATTACATAAATAAAAAATGGGAATTAAATAAATCTATAACTACAAACTCAACATATTTAGAAACAAAAATATGTATTCTAAATAATAAAGAGGAAAATTGTTATCATGTTAAAAATTTAGAAGAGAATAATATTCTTATTAATATTATTGAAAATTTAAAGAATAAAAAAAATATTCCTTTGTTCTCTAAAGAATATATTTTTTCATTATTTAATACTTATGAATTAAATTTAAAAACCCTAACTCAGTACAATGATATAGCTTACTACCTACAACAAGCAAATGCAAATAATGAAGCAATATTTCTTTTAGAAAAGATATTAGAAAAATTCCCAAATAGAACAGTTGCATACCTAAACCTAGCAGATGCTTATGATGGATTAGGGAATAAAGAAAAAGCAAAAGAAAACTATGAAAAATATATGAACCTTATGAAACAAGATAATAAAGAAGCAAAAATCCCAAAAAGAGTTTTAGAGTATAAATGA
- a CDS encoding AEC family transporter produces the protein MTVFLTLLGKIIPLYFSILLGFFSTKYFDCSKDTIAKILLYILAPLIVFNATLSVHINSSIIFLPLFFFTISLIIAFGTLPIFQKIFKDNSANVLSFTVATGNTGNLGIPVAILFLEPKLVDIFIFSILASILYQNSVGYYITAKSSFTAKESIRKVMRLPVLHAFILGLILNLSGFQMPEMFMSYTGYLKGAYAILGMMLLGMGMEHIKTSGGFDKMFISLALFVKFIIWPLIILIFIFLDKNFIHFLDPDLYLVMFIFAIVPLAGNTVTVATLLNVKPEKMSVAVLISTLVSLFYIPFVLYLYNL, from the coding sequence ATGACAGTTTTTTTGACTCTTCTTGGGAAAATAATTCCCTTGTATTTTAGTATATTATTAGGTTTTTTCAGTACAAAATATTTTGATTGTAGTAAAGACACTATTGCTAAAATACTACTTTATATTTTAGCTCCATTAATTGTTTTTAATGCAACTTTGAGCGTACATATAAATAGTTCAATAATATTTTTACCACTTTTCTTTTTTACAATAAGTCTAATTATTGCTTTTGGAACACTTCCAATTTTTCAAAAAATATTCAAAGATAATAGTGCAAATGTTCTTTCTTTTACCGTTGCAACTGGAAACACAGGAAATCTTGGTATTCCTGTAGCCATTTTATTTTTAGAACCAAAACTTGTAGATATTTTTATTTTTAGTATCTTAGCTTCAATTTTATATCAAAATTCTGTGGGATATTATATTACTGCAAAAAGTAGTTTTACTGCAAAAGAAAGTATCAGAAAAGTTATGAGACTTCCAGTATTACACGCTTTTATTTTAGGACTTATTTTAAATTTATCAGGTTTTCAAATGCCAGAAATGTTTATGTCTTATACTGGTTATTTAAAAGGCGCGTATGCAATATTAGGAATGATGCTTTTAGGTATGGGAATGGAACATATAAAAACAAGTGGTGGATTTGATAAAATGTTTATCTCATTAGCACTTTTTGTTAAATTTATCATTTGGCCACTGATTATACTTATTTTTATTTTTTTAGATAAAAATTTTATACATTTTTTAGACCCTGATTTATATCTAGTTATGTTTATATTTGCAATTGTTCCATTAGCTGGGAACACAGTAACAGTGGCAACTTTATTGAATGTAAAACCTGAAAAAATGTCTGTTGCTGTTTTAATTTCAACACTTGTTTCATTGTTTTATATTCCATTTGTACTTTATTTGTACAATCTTTAA
- a CDS encoding response regulator transcription factor, protein MIDYISLEKYAKEMSILLVEDEREISEKMKNLLSEVFSRIDVAFDGKEALEEYCNYFKLNNEYPDLVFTDIQMPNMNGIELIKNIYKINPKQNIIVLSAYNESEYLMELVNLGIYRFILKPVDYDNFFEVVFKISKEIYLEKNKTIEEKEIFIKLNNDLLWNKELKQLYFNDELFKLTKKEFRLLDLLLKIPEKIFVNEEIITYVWHEEFDKSPDISNLKNLISRLRSKISSLKIENIYGFGYKITIL, encoded by the coding sequence ATGATAGATTATATTTCTTTAGAAAAATATGCAAAGGAAATGTCTATTTTATTAGTTGAAGATGAAAGAGAAATTTCTGAAAAGATGAAAAATCTTTTAAGTGAAGTTTTTTCAAGAATTGATGTTGCCTTTGATGGAAAAGAAGCTTTAGAAGAGTATTGTAATTATTTTAAATTAAATAATGAATATCCTGATTTAGTATTTACAGATATTCAAATGCCTAATATGAATGGAATTGAACTTATAAAAAATATTTATAAAATAAATCCAAAACAAAATATTATTGTATTATCTGCTTATAATGAATCAGAATATCTTATGGAATTGGTAAATCTAGGAATATATAGATTTATTTTAAAACCAGTTGATTATGATAATTTTTTTGAAGTTGTATTTAAAATATCAAAAGAGATTTATTTAGAAAAAAATAAAACTATAGAAGAAAAAGAGATTTTTATAAAATTAAATAATGATTTACTTTGGAATAAAGAGCTAAAACAGTTATATTTTAATGATGAATTATTTAAACTTACAAAAAAAGAGTTTAGATTATTAGATTTACTTCTTAAAATACCTGAAAAGATATTTGTTAATGAAGAGATTATAACTTATGTATGGCATGAAGAGTTTGATAAAAGCCCAGATATCTCAAATTTGAAAAATCTAATATCTAGGCTAAGAAGTAAAATAAGTAGTTTAAAAATTGAAAACATTTACGGATTTGGTTACAAAATAACTATTCTTTAA